From the Brachyhypopomus gauderio isolate BG-103 chromosome 5, BGAUD_0.2, whole genome shotgun sequence genome, one window contains:
- the kcnip1a gene encoding LOW QUALITY PROTEIN: A-type potassium channel modulatory protein KCNIP1 (The sequence of the model RefSeq protein was modified relative to this genomic sequence to represent the inferred CDS: inserted 2 bases in 1 codon), which translates to MGAVVGTLAMQTKQRRPSRDKVDDDLEMTMVCHRPEGLEQLEAXTNFSKRELQVLYRGFKNECPSGVVNEEMFKHIYSQFFPHGDASTYAHYLFNAFDSGHSGTIKFEDFVTALSTLLRGSTREKLQWTFNLYDINRDGNINKEEMTDIVSAIYDMMGKYTYPALKIDTPKQHVEAFFQKMDKNRDGVVTLDEFILSCQEDDNIMRSLQLFENVM; encoded by the exons ATGGGTGCAGTGGTTGGCACATTGGCCATGCAGACCAAACAGAGGAGACCATCAAGAg ATAAGGTGGACGATGATTTGGAGATGACGATGGTGTGTCATCGTCCTGAGGGACTGGAGCAGCTGGAAGC CACCAATTTCAGCAAAAGAGAACTGCAAGTGCTCTACAGAGGGTTTAAAAAT GAATGTCCCAGCGGTGTGGTCAATGAAGAGATGTTTAAACACATATACTCCCAATTCTTTCCTCATGGAG ATGCGAGTACATATGCTCATTACTTATTCAATGCCTTTGACTCAGGTCACAGTGGCACCATTAAATTTGAG GACTTTGTGACAGCTTTGTCCACCTTGTTAAGAGGATCTACAAGGGAGAAGTTACAGTGGACGTTCAACCTGTATGACATTAACAGAGATGGCAACATTAataaggag GAGATGACAGACATTGTGAGTGCTATCTATGATATGATGGGGAAGTATACCTACCCAGCTCTAAAGATAGACACGCCCAAACAGCACGTGGAGGCATTCTTCCAG AAAATGGACAAAAACAGAGATGGAGTTGTCACTCTTGACGAGTTCATTCTGTCCTGCCAGGAG GACGACAACATCATGAGGTCTTTGCAGCTCTTTGAGAATGTGATGTAA